From Pseudomonas sp. G.S.17, the proteins below share one genomic window:
- a CDS encoding FixH family protein translates to MSVATASSPWYKHIWPWIIIAILACSVTLTLSMVTIAVNHPDNLVNDNYYEAGKGINRSLNRELLAQTLKLRATVHLDELTGEAELRLSGDSQPQTVELNLISPTQPEKDRKIILTRSPSDAGRYIGQLSDKVEGRRFVELLGVQDGQTWRLFEEEQVSHDKDLALGDEPIQGAEDLKN, encoded by the coding sequence ATGTCTGTCGCAACCGCTTCAAGCCCCTGGTACAAGCACATCTGGCCATGGATCATCATTGCGATCCTGGCCTGCTCGGTGACCTTGACCTTGTCCATGGTGACCATTGCCGTGAACCATCCGGACAACCTGGTCAACGACAACTACTACGAGGCTGGCAAAGGCATCAATCGCTCCCTCAACCGCGAGCTGCTGGCCCAGACCCTCAAGCTGCGCGCCACCGTGCATCTGGATGAACTGACCGGCGAAGCCGAGCTGCGTCTGAGCGGCGACAGCCAGCCGCAAACCGTCGAGCTGAACCTGATTTCGCCGACCCAGCCGGAAAAGGATCGCAAGATCATCCTGACCCGCAGCCCATCGGATGCCGGACGCTACATCGGCCAGTTGAGCGACAAGGTTGAAGGCCGTCGCTTCGTTGAGCTGCTCGGCGTGCAGGACGGCCAGACCTGGCGCCTGTTCGAAGAGGAGCAAGTCAGCCACGACAAGGACCTGGCCCTGGGCGACGAGCCGATCCAAGGCGCTGAAGATTTGAAGAATTGA
- the ccoG gene encoding cytochrome c oxidase accessory protein CcoG, translated as MSNQIPVHNVTPPPKNDNNTVDLYAAREKIYTRAFTGLFRNLRMVGGGLLFLIYFGTVWLNWGGHQAVWWNLPERKFYIFGATFWPQDFILLSGILIISAFGLFFITVYAGRVWCGYTCPQSVWTWIFMWCEKVTEGDRNQRIKLDKAPMSANKLVRKLAKHTLWLLIGLVTGLTFVGYFAPIRDLTTELLTGQADGWAYFWVGFFTLATYGNAGWLREQVCIYMCPYARFQSVMFDKDTLIVSYDPRRGEKRGPRKKEADYKAQGLGDCIDCTMCVQVCPTGIDIRDGLQVECIGCAACIDACDTIMDKMNYPRGLISYTTEHNLSGQVTNKLRPRLIGYALVLLVMIGLLASAFVIRSLVGFDVSKDRVLYRENAEGRIENVYSLKVMNKDQVDHTYILDATGLPDLKLQGRREFKVAAGDIFTMPVELSSAPEKLPSSTNEVTFILQDADNGGTHAETKSRFIGPQVR; from the coding sequence ATGAGCAATCAGATTCCTGTACACAATGTCACGCCACCACCGAAAAACGATAACAACACGGTGGATCTTTATGCTGCGCGCGAAAAAATCTATACCCGCGCCTTCACCGGTCTGTTCCGCAATCTGCGCATGGTCGGCGGCGGTCTGCTGTTCCTGATTTATTTCGGAACCGTATGGCTGAACTGGGGCGGGCATCAAGCGGTGTGGTGGAACCTGCCGGAGCGCAAGTTCTACATTTTCGGGGCAACCTTCTGGCCTCAGGACTTCATCCTGCTGTCGGGCATTCTGATCATCAGCGCTTTCGGTCTGTTCTTCATTACGGTCTATGCCGGACGCGTCTGGTGCGGCTATACCTGCCCGCAAAGCGTCTGGACCTGGATCTTCATGTGGTGCGAGAAAGTCACCGAAGGTGATCGTAACCAGCGCATCAAGCTCGACAAGGCGCCGATGAGTGCCAACAAACTCGTGCGCAAGCTGGCCAAGCACACGTTGTGGTTGCTGATCGGTCTGGTCACCGGCCTGACCTTCGTCGGCTACTTCGCGCCGATCCGCGACCTGACCACCGAATTGCTCACCGGCCAGGCTGATGGCTGGGCGTATTTCTGGGTCGGCTTCTTCACCCTCGCCACGTACGGCAACGCCGGATGGTTGCGCGAACAAGTGTGCATTTACATGTGCCCTTACGCGCGTTTTCAAAGCGTGATGTTCGACAAGGACACACTGATCGTCTCCTACGACCCACGTCGCGGCGAGAAACGTGGCCCGCGTAAAAAAGAAGCGGACTACAAGGCTCAAGGCCTCGGTGACTGTATTGACTGCACGATGTGCGTGCAGGTCTGCCCGACCGGGATCGACATCCGCGACGGTCTGCAAGTCGAGTGCATTGGTTGCGCGGCCTGTATCGATGCCTGCGACACCATCATGGACAAGATGAACTACCCGCGCGGCTTGATCAGCTACACCACCGAGCACAACCTGTCCGGCCAGGTCACCAACAAGCTGCGGCCCCGCCTGATTGGCTACGCCCTGGTGTTGCTGGTGATGATCGGCCTGCTGGCATCGGCCTTCGTCATACGTTCGCTGGTGGGCTTCGATGTCAGCAAGGACCGCGTGTTGTACCGGGAAAACGCGGAAGGACGGATCGAAAACGTCTACAGCCTTAAAGTCATGAACAAGGATCAGGTCGACCACACCTACATTCTCGATGCCACCGGCCTGCCGGACCTGAAGCTGCAGGGACGTCGTGAATTCAAGGTTGCGGCGGGTGACATATTCACCATGCCGGTGGAACTGTCGAGCGCCCCCGAGAAGCTGCCGTCGAGCACCAACGAGGTCACGTTCATCCTTCAGGACGCCGATAACGGCGGCACGCACGCTGAAACCAAGAGCCGGTTCATTGGCCCGCAAGTACGTTAA
- the ccoP gene encoding cytochrome-c oxidase, cbb3-type subunit III codes for MSTFWSLYVTVLTLGTIFGLTWLLLSTRKGQRNEATEETVGHSFDGIEEYDNPLPKWWFMLFVATIIFALGYLVLYPGLGNWKGILPGYDYLDNDKKTEFSNGQAGWTGVHEWEKELARSDARFGPIFAKFAAMPIEEVAKDPKALKMGGRLFASNCSVCHGSDAKGAYGFPNLTDADWRWGGEPETIKTTIMGGRHAVMPAWGEVVGDQGVRDVSAYVLTQLDGRKLPEDAKADPAAGQKIFAANCVACHGPAGKGTPAMGAPDLTHPGAFIYGSSFAQLQQTIRYGRQGQMPAQEAMQGNDKVHLLAAYVYSLSHGEKASEAK; via the coding sequence ATGAGTACGTTTTGGAGTCTGTACGTCACAGTCCTCACCCTGGGTACGATCTTCGGCCTGACCTGGCTGTTGCTGTCCACCCGCAAGGGCCAGCGCAACGAGGCCACGGAAGAAACCGTTGGTCATTCCTTCGATGGCATCGAGGAGTACGACAACCCGCTGCCCAAGTGGTGGTTCATGCTGTTCGTGGCCACCATCATCTTTGCCTTGGGTTATCTGGTTCTGTATCCGGGGCTGGGCAACTGGAAAGGCATACTGCCGGGTTATGACTACCTGGATAACGACAAGAAGACCGAGTTCTCCAATGGTCAGGCTGGCTGGACCGGCGTCCATGAATGGGAAAAGGAACTGGCGCGCTCCGATGCGCGGTTTGGGCCGATCTTCGCCAAGTTCGCGGCCATGCCGATTGAAGAAGTCGCCAAAGATCCGAAAGCACTGAAAATGGGCGGCCGCCTGTTCGCCTCAAACTGCTCGGTGTGTCATGGCTCGGATGCCAAGGGCGCCTACGGTTTCCCGAACCTGACCGACGCCGACTGGCGCTGGGGTGGCGAGCCTGAAACCATCAAGACCACCATCATGGGTGGCCGCCATGCGGTCATGCCGGCATGGGGCGAAGTGGTTGGCGACCAGGGTGTGCGTGATGTTTCAGCCTATGTGCTGACGCAACTGGATGGCCGCAAATTGCCGGAGGACGCGAAAGCCGATCCAGCGGCCGGGCAGAAAATCTTTGCCGCCAACTGCGTCGCCTGCCACGGTCCGGCAGGCAAAGGCACGCCGGCAATGGGCGCGCCTGACCTGACGCATCCAGGGGCATTCATCTACGGTTCGAGCTTCGCGCAACTGCAGCAGACCATCCGTTACGGCCGTCAGGGCCAGATGCCAGCTCAGGAGGCGATGCAAGGCAACGACAAGGTTCACCTGCTGGCGGCTTACGTGTACAGCCTTTCTCATGGGGAAAAAGCCTCAGAGGCCAAGTAG
- a CDS encoding cbb3-type cytochrome c oxidase subunit 3: protein MDIGMIRGLGTVVVMVAFIGLALWVFSPRRKSEFEDATLLPFADDPEAIKNVEQAQASRSNK from the coding sequence ATGGATATCGGGATGATTCGAGGCCTTGGCACCGTGGTGGTGATGGTGGCCTTTATCGGTCTGGCGCTCTGGGTGTTCAGCCCGCGGCGCAAGTCAGAGTTTGAAGACGCAACCTTGCTGCCCTTCGCGGATGATCCCGAAGCCATCAAGAACGTCGAGCAAGCGCAAGCTTCCAGGAGCAACAAATGA
- the ccoO gene encoding cytochrome-c oxidase, cbb3-type subunit II, with amino-acid sequence MKHEVLEKNIGLLAFFMVIAVSIGGLTQIVPLFFQDVTNKPVEGMKPRTALEVEGRDVYIANGCVGCHSQMIRPFRAETERYGHYSVAGESVWDHPFLWGSKRTGPDLARVGGRYSDDWHRAHLYNPRNVVPESKMPAYPFLVEKKLDGKETAKKLEVLRTLGTPYTDEDIAGAQAAVKGKTEMDALVAYLQGLGTIIKSKR; translated from the coding sequence ATGAAGCATGAAGTCCTCGAGAAGAATATTGGCCTGCTGGCCTTCTTCATGGTTATCGCCGTCAGCATTGGCGGCCTGACCCAGATCGTCCCGCTGTTTTTCCAGGACGTGACCAACAAGCCGGTCGAGGGCATGAAGCCGCGCACCGCACTGGAAGTCGAAGGTCGCGACGTGTATATCGCCAACGGCTGTGTCGGCTGCCACTCGCAGATGATCCGTCCGTTCCGCGCCGAGACCGAACGCTACGGCCACTATTCGGTTGCCGGGGAAAGCGTCTGGGATCACCCGTTCCTGTGGGGTTCCAAACGTACCGGTCCGGATCTGGCGCGAGTCGGCGGACGTTACTCTGATGACTGGCACCGCGCGCACTTGTACAACCCGCGCAACGTCGTGCCTGAATCGAAAATGCCCGCCTACCCCTTCCTGGTCGAGAAAAAGCTCGACGGCAAGGAAACCGCGAAAAAACTCGAAGTCCTGCGCACGCTGGGCACGCCTTACACCGACGAAGATATCGCCGGTGCCCAGGCGGCCGTCAAAGGCAAGACCGAAATGGACGCACTGGTGGCCTACCTGCAAGGCCTTGGCACCATCATCAAAAGCAAAAGGTGA
- the ccoN gene encoding cytochrome-c oxidase, cbb3-type subunit I, which produces MSTAISQTAYNYKVVRQFAIMTVVWGILGMGLGVFIASQLVWPDLNLGLEWTTFGRLRPLHTNLVIFAFGGCALFGTSYYVVQRTCQTRLISDSMAAFTFWGWQAVIVGAIITLPLGYTTTKEYAELEWPIAILLAIVWVTYGAVFFGTIVKRKTKHIYVGNWFYGAFIVVTAMLHIVNHMSLPVSLFKSYSAYSGATDAMIQWWYGHNAVGFFLTTGFLGMMYYFVPKQAERPIYSYRLSIVHFWALITLYIWAGPHHLHYTALPDWAQSLGMAMSIILLAPSWGGMINGMMTLSGAWHKLRTDPILRFLVVSLAFYGMSTFEGPMMAIKTVNSLSHYTDWTIGHVHAGALGWVAMISIGALYHMIPKVFGRPQMHSIGLINTHFWLATIGTVLYIASMWVNGITQGLMWRAINDDGTLTYSFVEALQASHPGFIVRAVGGAFFASGMLFMAYNVWRTVRASDPAEAEAAAQIAVVGAH; this is translated from the coding sequence ATGAGCACAGCAATCAGTCAGACTGCTTATAACTATAAGGTCGTTCGCCAGTTCGCCATCATGACGGTGGTCTGGGGAATCCTTGGCATGGGATTAGGTGTCTTCATCGCCTCACAACTGGTGTGGCCTGATTTGAACCTCGGCCTTGAATGGACGACGTTCGGACGCCTGCGCCCGCTGCACACCAACCTGGTGATTTTCGCCTTCGGTGGCTGTGCATTGTTCGGCACTTCCTATTATGTCGTGCAGCGAACCTGCCAGACGCGGCTTATCTCCGACAGCATGGCGGCCTTCACCTTCTGGGGCTGGCAAGCAGTGATCGTCGGCGCAATCATTACCTTGCCACTGGGCTATACGACCACCAAGGAGTACGCCGAGCTCGAATGGCCGATTGCTATTCTGCTGGCCATTGTCTGGGTGACTTACGGCGCGGTGTTCTTCGGCACCATCGTCAAACGCAAGACCAAACACATCTATGTCGGCAACTGGTTCTACGGCGCATTCATCGTCGTGACCGCGATGCTGCACATCGTCAACCACATGTCGCTGCCGGTCAGCCTGTTCAAGTCCTATTCGGCTTATTCAGGTGCCACCGACGCCATGATCCAGTGGTGGTACGGCCACAACGCGGTAGGATTTTTCCTGACCACAGGCTTTCTGGGGATGATGTACTACTTCGTTCCCAAGCAGGCCGAACGTCCGATCTATTCCTATCGTCTGTCCATCGTGCACTTCTGGGCGCTGATTACTCTGTACATCTGGGCCGGTCCGCACCACTTGCACTACACCGCGTTGCCGGACTGGGCGCAGTCACTGGGCATGGCGATGTCGATCATTCTCCTGGCCCCAAGCTGGGGCGGCATGATCAACGGCATGATGACCCTGTCGGGCGCCTGGCATAAGTTGCGCACCGACCCGATCCTGCGTTTTCTCGTGGTGTCCCTGGCGTTCTACGGCATGTCGACCTTTGAAGGCCCGATGATGGCCATCAAGACGGTCAACTCGTTGTCGCACTACACCGACTGGACCATCGGTCACGTTCACGCCGGTGCATTGGGCTGGGTGGCGATGATTTCCATCGGCGCGCTCTACCACATGATTCCGAAAGTCTTCGGTCGGCCGCAGATGCACAGCATCGGCCTGATCAACACGCATTTCTGGCTCGCGACCATCGGCACGGTGTTGTACATCGCGTCGATGTGGGTCAACGGCATTACCCAGGGCCTGATGTGGCGTGCGATCAACGACGACGGCACCCTGACCTACTCGTTTGTCGAAGCCTTGCAAGCCAGCCATCCGGGTTTCATCGTCCGGGCAGTGGGCGGTGCATTCTTCGCCAGCGGCATGCTGTTCATGGCCTACAACGTATGGCGCACCGTCCGTGCTTCCGACCCGGCTGAAGCAGAAGCCGCCGCCCAGATCGCTGTCGTTGGAGCTCACTGA
- the ccoP gene encoding cytochrome-c oxidase, cbb3-type subunit III, which produces MTTFWSTYICVLTIGSLIGLTWLLIGTRKGETKGSTDQTMGHSFDGIEEYDNPLPQWWFMLFAGTLVFAVGYLILYPGLGNWKGVLPGYENGWTGVNEWQKEMDKADARFGPIFAKFAAMPVEEVAKDPQALKMGGRLFASNCSVCHGSDAKGAYGFPNLADDSWRWGGAADTIKATIMGGRVAAMPAWGAVIGEEGVKNVAAYVRHSLAGLPLAADDTANIEAGQQVFSSTCVACHGATGKGTEAMGAPNLTQPGGFIYGTSLAQLQQTIRLGRQGHMPAQADLLGNDKVQLLAAYVYSLSKGPDQLAAKVKQAE; this is translated from the coding sequence ATGACCACCTTCTGGAGCACCTACATCTGCGTGCTGACCATTGGCAGCCTGATCGGCCTGACCTGGCTGTTGATCGGTACCCGCAAGGGCGAAACCAAAGGCAGCACCGACCAGACCATGGGCCACAGCTTCGACGGCATCGAGGAGTATGACAATCCGCTGCCCCAGTGGTGGTTCATGCTGTTCGCCGGCACGCTGGTGTTTGCGGTGGGTTATCTGATCCTGTATCCGGGCCTGGGTAACTGGAAAGGCGTACTGCCCGGCTACGAAAATGGCTGGACCGGCGTCAACGAATGGCAGAAGGAAATGGACAAGGCTGACGCCAGGTTCGGACCGATCTTCGCCAAGTTTGCCGCAATGCCAGTGGAGGAAGTGGCCAAGGATCCGCAGGCCCTGAAAATGGGCGGCCGCCTGTTCGCTTCCAACTGCTCGGTCTGCCACGGCTCGGACGCCAAGGGCGCTTACGGCTTCCCGAATCTGGCTGATGATAGCTGGCGTTGGGGCGGCGCGGCCGACACCATCAAGGCCACCATCATGGGTGGGCGCGTGGCAGCGATGCCCGCCTGGGGCGCAGTCATTGGCGAGGAAGGCGTGAAGAACGTTGCTGCTTACGTGCGCCACTCCCTGGCCGGTTTGCCTCTGGCTGCGGATGACACCGCGAACATCGAGGCCGGACAGCAAGTGTTCAGCTCGACCTGTGTAGCGTGTCATGGTGCTACAGGTAAAGGCACCGAAGCGATGGGCGCCCCAAACCTGACGCAGCCGGGCGGTTTCATCTACGGTACCAGCCTGGCTCAACTGCAACAGACCATCCGTCTTGGTCGCCAAGGTCATATGCCTGCTCAGGCCGATTTGCTGGGCAATGACAAAGTGCAGTTGCTTGCCGCCTATGTTTACAGTTTGTCCAAGGGTCCTGATCAACTCGCAGCCAAGGTAAAACAGGCGGAGTAA
- a CDS encoding CcoQ/FixQ family Cbb3-type cytochrome c oxidase assembly chaperone: protein MDIQDLRGLGTLVVAIAFIGLSLWVFSSRRNSEFAEARMAPFADEPLPTPVNEQLSQERLSKQQSVARSKQS, encoded by the coding sequence ATGGATATTCAAGACTTGCGCGGCCTCGGCACGCTGGTGGTGGCAATCGCGTTTATCGGCCTGTCGCTCTGGGTTTTCAGCAGCCGGCGCAACTCGGAATTCGCTGAAGCGCGCATGGCACCGTTCGCCGATGAACCTTTGCCGACACCCGTCAACGAGCAACTTTCACAAGAGCGACTCTCCAAACAGCAGTCTGTCGCGCGGAGTAAACAGTCATGA
- the ccoO gene encoding cytochrome-c oxidase, cbb3-type subunit II has product MRHEVIEKNVGLLMILMVLAVSIGGLTQIVPLFFQDVTNKPVEGMKPYTALQLEGRDIYIREGCVGCHSQMIRPFRAETERYGHYSVAGESVWDHPFLWGSKRTGPDLARVGARYSDDWHRAHLYNPRNVVPESKMPAYPWLVTQQLDSSHTETKIKAMRTLGVPYTDADISGAVATLKGKTEMDALVSYLQVLGTSIKSKR; this is encoded by the coding sequence ATGAGACATGAAGTAATCGAAAAAAACGTCGGCCTGCTGATGATTCTGATGGTGCTCGCCGTCAGCATCGGCGGCCTGACCCAGATCGTCCCGCTGTTCTTCCAGGACGTGACCAATAAGCCGGTCGAAGGCATGAAGCCCTATACCGCGCTGCAACTCGAAGGTCGCGACATCTATATCCGCGAAGGCTGTGTCGGTTGCCATTCACAGATGATTCGTCCGTTCCGCGCCGAGACCGAACGCTACGGCCACTATTCGGTTGCCGGGGAAAGCGTCTGGGATCACCCGTTCCTGTGGGGTTCCAAGCGTACCGGTCCGGACCTGGCCCGGGTTGGCGCCCGCTACTCGGATGACTGGCACCGCGCGCATTTGTACAACCCGCGCAACGTCGTGCCTGAGTCGAAGATGCCAGCTTACCCATGGCTGGTAACCCAGCAACTGGACAGCAGCCACACCGAAACCAAGATCAAGGCCATGCGTACCCTCGGCGTGCCGTATACCGACGCCGATATCAGCGGCGCTGTAGCGACCCTCAAAGGCAAGACCGAGATGGACGCGCTGGTTTCTTATCTGCAAGTGCTCGGCACTTCGATCAAGAGCAAGAGGTGA
- the ccoN gene encoding cytochrome-c oxidase, cbb3-type subunit I: MNTTNSTAYNYQVVRQFVIMTVIWGIVGMGLGVFLAAQLVWPELNFDLPWTSFGRLRPLHTNAVIFAFGGCALFASSYYSVQRTCQTQLFLPKLAAFTFWGWQLVILLAAISLPLGYTSSKEYAELEWPIDILITIVWVAYAIVFFGTVAKRTTKHIYVGNWFFGAFILTVAILHIVNNLELPVSLTKSYSLYSGATDAMVQWWYGHNAVGFFLTAGFLGMMYYFVPKQAERPVYSYRLSIVHFWALITLYIWAGPHHLHYTALPDWAQSLGMVMSLILLAPSWGGMINGMMTLSGAWHKLRSDPILRFLVVSLAFYGMSTFEGPMMAIKTVNSLSHYTDWTIGHVHAGALGWVAMISIGALYHMIPKVFGRPQMHSIGLINAHFWLATIGTVLYIASMWVNGIAQGLMWRAINEDGTLTYSFVETLVASHPGFIVRMVGGAIFFSGMFLMAYNTWRTVRASNPVDAAAAAQMA, translated from the coding sequence ATGAACACTACTAACAGCACCGCCTACAACTATCAGGTGGTCCGCCAGTTCGTCATTATGACGGTGATCTGGGGGATTGTCGGGATGGGACTTGGCGTCTTCCTCGCCGCCCAACTGGTTTGGCCTGAACTTAACTTCGACCTTCCGTGGACAAGCTTTGGTCGCTTGCGTCCACTTCATACCAACGCCGTGATCTTTGCATTCGGCGGCTGTGCATTGTTTGCCAGTTCCTATTACTCGGTCCAGCGCACCTGTCAGACCCAGCTGTTTCTTCCCAAACTGGCGGCCTTCACCTTTTGGGGCTGGCAACTGGTCATCTTGCTGGCGGCCATCAGCCTGCCATTGGGTTACACCAGTTCCAAGGAATACGCCGAACTGGAATGGCCGATCGACATTCTGATCACCATTGTCTGGGTGGCTTACGCCATCGTGTTTTTCGGTACCGTGGCCAAACGCACGACCAAGCACATCTATGTCGGTAACTGGTTCTTCGGCGCGTTCATTCTCACGGTTGCGATCCTGCACATCGTCAATAACCTCGAATTGCCGGTCAGCCTGACCAAATCCTATTCGCTGTATTCCGGCGCGACCGATGCGATGGTGCAGTGGTGGTACGGGCACAACGCTGTGGGCTTCTTCCTCACCGCCGGTTTCCTGGGGATGATGTATTACTTCGTACCCAAGCAGGCCGAGCGCCCGGTTTATTCGTACCGGTTGTCCATCGTGCACTTCTGGGCGCTGATCACCCTGTACATCTGGGCCGGTCCGCACCACTTGCACTACACCGCGTTGCCGGACTGGGCGCAGTCCCTGGGCATGGTAATGTCGCTGATTCTGCTGGCGCCAAGCTGGGGCGGCATGATCAACGGCATGATGACCCTGTCGGGCGCCTGGCATAAGTTGCGCAGCGACCCGATCCTGCGTTTTCTGGTGGTGTCCCTGGCGTTCTACGGCATGTCGACCTTTGAAGGTCCGATGATGGCGATCAAGACCGTCAACTCGCTTTCCCACTACACCGACTGGACCATCGGTCACGTGCACGCCGGTGCCTTGGGCTGGGTAGCGATGATCTCCATCGGCGCCCTGTATCACATGATCCCGAAAGTCTTCGGTCGGCCGCAGATGCACAGCATCGGCCTGATCAACGCGCATTTCTGGCTCGCGACCATCGGTACGGTGTTGTACATCGCTTCGATGTGGGTCAACGGCATTGCGCAGGGCCTGATGTGGCGTGCGATCAACGAGGACGGCACCCTGACTTACTCCTTCGTCGAAACCCTGGTGGCCAGCCATCCCGGTTTCATCGTGCGGATGGTCGGCGGCGCGATCTTCTTCAGCGGCATGTTCCTGATGGCTTACAACACTTGGCGCACCGTGCGGGCTTCCAACCCTGTCGACGCTGCTGCCGCTGCGCAGATGGCCTGA
- a CDS encoding alpha/beta family hydrolase, with amino-acid sequence MSNGQNACIDEDQCAQLAKDNGWLWNRAEGRSGRKTATLVLAHGAGAPMDSGFMNDMAARLAAQGVNLWRFEFPYMAQRRIDGRKRPPNQQAQLLESWRQVYASLRPHVSGSLAIGGKSMGGRMASLVADEVGADALICLGYPFYAVGKPQKPRVAHLAELKTPSLIVQGERDALGNRETVEGYALSKSIELLWLPTANHDLKPLKASGVTYEECLANTAQRIGQFLLAE; translated from the coding sequence ATGAGCAATGGGCAAAATGCCTGTATTGACGAGGATCAATGCGCGCAACTGGCAAAGGACAATGGCTGGTTGTGGAACCGGGCAGAAGGGCGTTCAGGCCGCAAAACGGCGACGCTTGTTCTGGCCCATGGCGCCGGTGCGCCCATGGACAGTGGTTTCATGAACGACATGGCGGCGCGCCTTGCCGCACAAGGCGTCAACCTGTGGCGCTTCGAGTTTCCTTATATGGCCCAACGCCGCATCGACGGTCGCAAGCGGCCGCCAAATCAGCAGGCGCAGCTGCTCGAAAGCTGGCGGCAGGTGTATGCCAGCCTGCGACCTCATGTCTCTGGCAGCCTGGCCATTGGCGGCAAATCCATGGGCGGGCGCATGGCCAGTCTGGTTGCGGATGAAGTGGGCGCTGATGCGCTGATTTGTCTGGGCTATCCGTTTTACGCAGTGGGCAAACCGCAAAAGCCAAGGGTCGCGCATCTGGCCGAACTGAAAACCCCGAGCCTGATCGTGCAAGGCGAGCGAGACGCATTGGGTAACCGCGAGACGGTCGAAGGCTATGCGTTATCGAAGTCGATTGAATTGCTCTGGTTACCCACCGCCAATCACGATCTCAAGCCGCTGAAGGCGTCCGGCGTTACGTATGAAGAGTGCCTGGCGAATACCGCGCAGCGTATCGGGCAGTTCCTGCTGGCTGAATGA